From Pseudoalteromonas viridis, the proteins below share one genomic window:
- a CDS encoding CBS domain-containing protein: protein MLTTVADLMTPDPLAVSKTNNLNDAHNLMREKNIRHIPVIDDDGMLVGMLTQKIMIAKVMGIIATYGTNALERKEKQQKVAEVMATDFASVRPHQSLQEVVRFFVDNRHGCMPVTDEDGKLLGILTSSDFVRLAAALLS, encoded by the coding sequence ATGTTAACCACAGTTGCCGATTTAATGACCCCAGATCCGCTGGCTGTCAGTAAAACCAATAACCTCAACGATGCGCATAACCTAATGCGCGAAAAGAACATTCGCCATATTCCCGTGATTGACGACGATGGTATGCTGGTTGGTATGCTGACACAGAAGATCATGATTGCGAAAGTCATGGGGATCATTGCCACCTATGGCACCAACGCACTGGAGCGCAAAGAAAAACAACAAAAGGTTGCCGAAGTGATGGCCACCGATTTTGCCAGTGTACGGCCGCACCAGAGCCTCCAGGAAGTGGTGCGCTTTTTTGTTGATAACCGCCATGGCTGTATGCCGGTCACAGACGAGGATGGCAAGCTGCTGGGTATTCTGACGTCTTCGGACTTTGTTCGTCTGGCGGCGGCCTTACTGTCATAA
- the pepB gene encoding aminopeptidase PepB, with translation MADKFIVRLTDQAPAAHWGGNATISFDQDGALVHLSEQETLKTIQKAGRSVAQQGIQAVELQGDAWCTESQWAFYQGFVSPKLLDGVTFCDNAQSDLAELQALKTAAIWTRQMINGTAEDIYPESLAGKAAEFIQSLAPEHVSYQIIKGKALLEHQWIGIHEVGRGSERPPVLLELDFNPTGDEDAPVAAALVGKGITFDSGGYSIKPSEGMLTMKCDMGGAATVTAGLAIAIQRGIDKRIKLFLCCAENLISGHAYKLGDILTYKNGTTVEIVNTDAEGRLVLADGLMAAGETGAPLIIDAATLTGAALVAVGQEYNALFGLDKELVSDVQQFAQEEFEAAWPLPLEKWHQNNCPSAYADTANSRAQKGGGYGGASNAAGFLSRFVPNEGQGWVHIDLAASFQNNAGSQWASGATTLGMRTVARTLQAKA, from the coding sequence ATGGCTGATAAATTTATTGTTCGACTGACGGATCAGGCCCCGGCGGCACACTGGGGTGGCAATGCGACTATATCCTTCGATCAGGACGGTGCACTGGTGCATCTGAGTGAGCAGGAGACACTGAAGACCATTCAAAAAGCAGGCCGCAGTGTGGCACAGCAAGGGATCCAGGCAGTTGAGCTGCAAGGGGATGCCTGGTGCACTGAATCTCAGTGGGCATTTTATCAAGGCTTTGTAAGCCCGAAGCTGCTAGATGGCGTGACTTTCTGTGACAATGCTCAGTCTGACTTGGCTGAGTTACAAGCGCTGAAAACGGCTGCTATCTGGACGCGCCAGATGATCAATGGCACAGCAGAAGACATTTATCCGGAAAGCCTGGCCGGCAAAGCGGCTGAATTTATTCAGTCTTTGGCACCAGAGCATGTGAGCTATCAAATCATTAAAGGCAAAGCGCTGCTTGAGCATCAGTGGATTGGGATCCATGAAGTGGGCCGCGGTAGCGAGCGCCCGCCGGTGTTACTGGAGTTGGACTTCAACCCAACTGGCGATGAAGACGCGCCCGTTGCGGCGGCGCTGGTCGGTAAAGGGATCACCTTTGACTCGGGTGGTTATTCAATCAAGCCTAGTGAAGGCATGTTGACCATGAAATGCGACATGGGCGGTGCTGCGACGGTCACTGCGGGTCTGGCGATCGCCATTCAGCGTGGCATCGACAAACGCATTAAACTGTTCCTGTGTTGTGCTGAAAACCTGATCTCAGGTCATGCGTACAAGTTGGGTGATATCCTGACTTATAAAAACGGTACAACGGTTGAAATCGTCAATACTGATGCCGAAGGGCGTCTGGTTTTGGCCGATGGCCTGATGGCGGCTGGCGAAACGGGTGCACCTTTGATCATTGATGCGGCCACCCTGACTGGCGCTGCCCTGGTGGCGGTTGGTCAGGAATACAATGCTTTGTTCGGTCTGGACAAAGAACTGGTCAGCGATGTGCAGCAATTTGCACAGGAAGAGTTTGAAGCGGCCTGGCCGTTGCCACTGGAAAAATGGCATCAGAACAACTGTCCTTCTGCCTATGCGGATACCGCCAACAGTCGTGCGCAAAAAGGCGGCGGCTATGGTGGTGCCTCCAATGCAGCAGGTTTCCTGTCTCGCTTTGTACCAAACGAAGGGCAAGGCTGGGTGCACATCGACCTAGCGGCCTCTTTCCAGAACAATGCTGGCTCTCAGTGGGCATCGGGTGCAACAACCTTAGGTATGCGTACAGTCGCGCGCACACTGCAAGCGAAAGCCTGA
- the sfsA gene encoding DNA/RNA nuclease SfsA, producing the protein MKFHAPLAKATLLKRYKRFLVDLRSDTQQEFTVHCANTGKMTGCADPGFTAFYSTSDNPKRKYPHSLELTENQAGALICVNTALANKVAIEAIAHDAIPQLSGYQTQRSEVKYGTENSRIDILLQDEDKPDCYIEVKSVTLLEQGQGYFPDAQTLRGQKHLRELMQIRQQGMRAVLLFVVMHNGITSVKPAAHIDGQYAALIEEAQTQGVEIYAYRAQVSTQDITLTEALPFAIR; encoded by the coding sequence ATGAAGTTTCACGCCCCCCTGGCTAAAGCCACCCTGCTAAAACGATATAAACGCTTTTTGGTCGATTTACGCAGCGACACCCAACAAGAATTCACCGTGCACTGCGCTAATACCGGCAAAATGACGGGCTGTGCCGACCCGGGATTCACAGCATTTTACTCCACCAGTGACAACCCAAAACGCAAATATCCTCACTCACTGGAGCTCACCGAAAACCAAGCGGGTGCACTTATTTGTGTCAACACCGCACTGGCCAATAAGGTTGCCATTGAAGCCATTGCGCACGATGCGATCCCACAGCTTAGCGGCTACCAAACCCAGCGAAGCGAGGTAAAATATGGCACGGAAAACAGTCGCATAGATATCCTGCTCCAGGATGAAGACAAGCCCGATTGCTATATAGAAGTAAAATCCGTCACTTTGCTTGAGCAAGGGCAAGGCTACTTTCCGGATGCCCAGACACTGCGCGGTCAAAAGCATCTGCGTGAACTTATGCAGATCCGACAACAAGGGATGCGCGCCGTGCTGTTGTTTGTTGTCATGCACAACGGCATAACCAGTGTGAAGCCAGCAGCGCACATTGACGGTCAATATGCCGCACTGATTGAGGAAGCACAGACTCAGGGCGTCGAGATTTACGCTTACCGGGCTCAGGTATCAACGCAAGACATCACACTGACCGAAGCACTGCCCTTCGCAATACGTTAA
- the dksA gene encoding RNA polymerase-binding protein DksA, with the protein MPDQKKLGLLAQAGLEPYQEKPGEEYMNDAQRAHFKKLLEAWRSDLRNEVDRTKTHMQDEAANFPDPVDRAAQEEEFSLELRTRDRERKLIKKIEKTLQLIEDDDFGYCDSCGIEIGIRRLEARPTADLCVDCKSIAEIKEKQQGRG; encoded by the coding sequence ATGCCAGACCAGAAAAAACTAGGGTTGTTGGCTCAAGCCGGTTTAGAACCTTATCAGGAAAAGCCGGGTGAAGAATATATGAATGACGCACAACGTGCGCATTTCAAAAAATTACTGGAAGCGTGGCGTAGCGATCTTCGTAACGAAGTTGACCGCACCAAAACGCACATGCAAGATGAAGCGGCAAACTTCCCTGATCCTGTCGATCGTGCGGCACAGGAAGAAGAGTTCTCGCTGGAACTGCGTACACGTGACCGCGAACGCAAGCTGATCAAGAAAATTGAAAAAACACTGCAACTGATCGAAGACGACGACTTCGGTTATTGTGATTCATGTGGCATTGAAATTGGCATTCGTCGCCTTGAGGCCCGCCCGACAGCGGACCTGTGCGTAGACTGTAAATCAATTGCAGAAATAAAAGAAAAACAACAGGGCCGAGGCTAA
- the gluQRS gene encoding tRNA glutamyl-Q(34) synthetase GluQRS, with amino-acid sequence MLPQFNSDYLSGSYRGRFAPSPSGALHFGSLIAALASYLDAKVNQGQWLVRMEDIDTPRVVAGAADDILRTLEAYGLHWDGEVVYQSQRHDLYQDVLAQLSKADLTYPCSCTRKALKQRGGTYDNHCRTRQLTTEGNALRLIQTQPVYAFTDLLQGEVKLNAAQAEEDYIVKRRDGLFAYQLVVVVDDIDQQITRVVRGADLLEPTARQIGLFRQLSGAAPDYAHVSLAVAQPGFKLSKQNHAPAIDNTRPQPALCAALGFLGLPVPAELQQDSVAQILRWAQQHFSLQALPRHREIQVSLHQDGHYDFTGLTA; translated from the coding sequence ATGCTACCCCAGTTTAATAGCGATTATCTGTCCGGGAGCTATCGAGGTCGATTTGCTCCCTCTCCCTCCGGTGCACTGCACTTCGGCTCTCTGATAGCCGCCCTTGCCAGTTACCTGGATGCCAAAGTCAATCAGGGCCAATGGTTGGTTCGTATGGAAGACATCGACACGCCTCGCGTGGTTGCCGGTGCTGCCGATGACATTCTCAGAACTCTGGAAGCCTATGGCCTGCACTGGGATGGTGAGGTGGTTTATCAAAGTCAGCGTCACGACTTATACCAGGATGTGCTGGCACAGCTCAGTAAAGCAGATCTCACCTATCCATGTAGCTGTACCCGCAAGGCGCTGAAGCAACGTGGCGGCACTTATGACAACCACTGTCGGACGCGCCAGTTGACCACTGAGGGCAATGCATTGCGGCTTATCCAGACCCAGCCAGTTTATGCATTTACCGATCTCCTGCAGGGCGAGGTAAAACTAAACGCTGCACAGGCCGAAGAAGATTATATTGTAAAACGCCGCGATGGCCTGTTTGCCTATCAGTTAGTGGTGGTGGTCGACGACATTGACCAACAGATCACCCGCGTTGTACGCGGTGCCGATTTGTTAGAGCCTACCGCACGTCAGATAGGCCTATTCAGGCAGCTCAGTGGCGCAGCCCCTGACTATGCCCATGTCTCGCTTGCGGTGGCTCAGCCTGGCTTTAAATTATCCAAGCAAAATCATGCACCCGCAATCGATAATACTCGGCCACAGCCTGCACTGTGCGCCGCTTTAGGGTTTCTGGGCTTGCCTGTCCCGGCGGAGTTACAACAAGACTCCGTAGCACAGATTTTACGCTGGGCGCAGCAGCATTTTTCATTACAGGCTCTGCCGCGTCATCGCGAGATCCAGGTCTCGTTGCACCAAGACGGCCACTATGATTTTACCGGATTAACGGCCTGA